The Chitinivorax sp. PXF-14 genome contains the following window.
CACGTCGGCATGCGCCTGGGTGAACTCGACGTAGCCATCCATCACCTTTGTGGCCGCCTCGCCGATGACGATCAGGCTCATGATGACGGCCTGCTGGGTGCGCTTGTCGGCCAAGAAGTCGTCCTTGGCCATCCCTTCCACGAAGCTGCGCGCATCGGTTGCGGCCTGCTGAATGTGGTCGAGGTAATCGGGCAGGCGGTTCTCGCTCATATCGGTTGCGCCTCCGCGAGCACCTTGGCCCGGAACTTCGGCGGCAGGTCGCCGGGAGTCAGCAGATCGACGTCAACGCCGAGCAGCGATTTCAGTTCTTCTTCCAAATCGCCCAAGTCCAACAACGTGGCACCGGGCAGCGCATCGACCAACAGGTCGAGGTCGCTGCCATCCCGGTCGGTGCCATGCAGCACCGAGCCGAAGACGCGCGGGTTCGCGGCGCGAAAGCGGCCTACCGCTTCACGCACTGCGCTTCGCTTCATGTCAA
Protein-coding sequences here:
- a CDS encoding nucleotidyltransferase, whose translation is MRPSVVLDMKRSAVREAVGRFRAANPRVFGSVLHGTDRDGSDLDLLVDALPGATLLDLGDLEEELKSLLGVDVDLLTPGDLPPKFRAKVLAEAQPI
- a CDS encoding DUF86 domain-containing protein, translated to MSENRLPDYLDHIQQAATDARSFVEGMAKDDFLADKRTQQAVIMSLIVIGEAATKVMDGYVEFTQAHADV